The following are encoded together in the Pleurocapsa sp. FMAR1 genome:
- a CDS encoding TIGR03792 family protein encodes MVIEWLKFRVDRESREKFIQQDEAIWTTTLSTYPGYIGKEVWIEPTAPGKVIMIIRWQTREQWKSIPMKDLAAIEKKFSKVMREMNISYKMIESKEFQIRKFPSKQ; translated from the coding sequence ATGGTTATTGAATGGCTCAAGTTTAGAGTGGATCGAGAATCACGAGAAAAGTTTATTCAACAAGATGAAGCAATCTGGACTACTACACTTTCTACCTATCCTGGCTATATAGGCAAAGAAGTTTGGATTGAACCGACTGCACCTGGCAAAGTGATTATGATTATTCGTTGGCAAACTCGCGAACAGTGGAAATCAATTCCGATGAAGGATTTGGCAGCTATTGAAAAAAAATTTTCTAAAGTGATGCGAGAAATGAACATCAGCTACAAAATGATTGAAAGCAAGGAGTTTCAAATCCGCAAATTCCCCTCAAAACAATGA
- a CDS encoding DUF29 domain-containing protein gives MSKQIDIDQDYVAWLEEQVKKLETHNFEQLDLDNLVEELEALVRNEKSAVRSFTYQIIIHLLLIQYWSEESQWNRNHWQAKIDNFQFQLSDKMTANFKNLLSDELPRIYVKARKAAIDKTGLKSDEVWSLREVRL, from the coding sequence ATGAGTAAACAAATAGATATTGACCAAGATTACGTAGCTTGGCTAGAAGAACAGGTCAAAAAGCTTGAAACCCATAATTTTGAGCAGTTAGATCTAGATAATTTGGTTGAGGAATTAGAAGCTTTGGTACGGAATGAAAAAAGCGCAGTTAGAAGTTTTACCTACCAAATTATTATTCATTTACTGCTAATTCAATATTGGTCAGAAGAATCACAGTGGAATAGAAACCATTGGCAAGCAAAAATAGACAATTTTCAGTTTCAACTTAGTGACAAAATGACAGCTAATTTTAAAAACTTGCTCAGTGATGAGCTTCCTAGGATATACGTCAAGGCTAGAAAAGCAGCAATTGATAAAACAGGCTTAAAAAGCGATGAAGTGTGGTCTTTGCGAGAAGTAAGGCTTTAG
- a CDS encoding acyl-CoA desaturase, whose product MTQQLIAPKSQPSTQPEAQPEEKLELSWVNIFVFASFHLIALTAPWFFSWSALGVAIFFHWLCGSIGICLAYHRILTHRSLEVPKWLERILVTCGALALQGGPIFWVAGHSLHHAHTEDNDRDPHSAKKGFWWSHMGWLMYKQDKYFDYDQYKKYAPRADRDPYYRWLNKNFILVQIALGLALLAIGGWSFVIYGIFVRVVTLWHCTWFVNSATHFWGYKNFECEDGSLNNWWVGILAYGEGWHNNHHFNPRVAKAGQRWWEIDVTWWAIQVLKSLGLAKKIVS is encoded by the coding sequence ATGACACAGCAATTAATTGCTCCCAAAAGCCAGCCATCAACTCAGCCAGAGGCTCAACCAGAAGAAAAACTAGAATTATCTTGGGTCAACATTTTCGTTTTTGCCTCGTTTCATCTCATTGCCTTAACCGCACCTTGGTTTTTCTCTTGGTCTGCTTTGGGCGTAGCCATCTTTTTCCATTGGTTGTGCGGTAGCATTGGTATTTGTTTAGCATACCACCGCATCCTAACTCATCGTAGTTTGGAAGTACCCAAGTGGTTAGAACGTATTTTAGTAACCTGTGGCGCATTGGCACTTCAGGGTGGTCCGATTTTCTGGGTAGCAGGACACAGTTTGCACCATGCTCATACAGAAGATAACGACAGAGATCCTCACTCGGCAAAAAAAGGCTTTTGGTGGAGTCATATGGGCTGGTTAATGTACAAGCAAGATAAATATTTTGACTATGACCAATACAAAAAATATGCACCTCGTGCCGATAGAGATCCCTATTATCGCTGGTTAAACAAGAACTTTATTTTGGTACAGATTGCTCTTGGTTTAGCCTTATTAGCTATAGGCGGATGGTCTTTTGTGATCTACGGTATTTTTGTTAGAGTGGTGACTTTGTGGCACTGTACTTGGTTTGTTAATAGTGCAACTCACTTCTGGGGCTACAAAAACTTTGAATGTGAAGATGGTTCTCTAAACAATTGGTGGGTAGGTATTTTGGCTTACGGCGAAGGCTGGCACAACAACCACCACTTTAATCCTCGTGTTGCCAAAGCTGGTCAACGCTGGTGGGAAATTGATGTTACTTGGTGGGCAATTCAAGTCCTAAAAAGTTTAGGATTAGCCAAGAAAATAGTGTCGTAA
- a CDS encoding TlyA family RNA methyltransferase: MAKQRLDKLLVSLELCDSRALAQSLIRAGKVKVNQEIIDKPGTEVKLDAQIEVKEKPPYVSRGGKKLIKALQTFNIDVQDRICLDGGISTGGFTDCLLQSGAKLVYGIDVGYGQVAWSIRTCDRVILKERTNIRHLTPNQLYDDGTMADLGVMDLSFISLTKVLEPLWNLLTTSKEVVLLVKPQFEVGRARVGKKGVVRNLDDRASAILQVWQAAQKLGWQYQGLTRSPITGPAGNVEYLLWLKADTASELIALDLAQIKQIIAE; this comes from the coding sequence TTGGCGAAACAGCGATTAGATAAATTATTAGTCAGTCTTGAACTTTGTGATTCTCGCGCTTTGGCACAAAGTTTAATTAGAGCAGGAAAAGTAAAAGTTAATCAAGAAATTATTGATAAGCCAGGCACTGAAGTAAAGCTTGATGCCCAGATTGAGGTAAAAGAGAAGCCACCCTATGTATCTCGTGGCGGAAAAAAACTAATCAAAGCTCTGCAAACCTTTAATATTGATGTGCAAGACCGAATTTGTTTGGACGGGGGAATTTCTACAGGGGGATTTACCGACTGCTTATTACAGTCTGGGGCAAAGCTAGTCTACGGAATTGATGTCGGTTATGGACAGGTTGCCTGGAGTATTCGTACGTGCGATCGCGTTATCCTTAAAGAAAGAACTAACATACGCCATCTAACTCCTAATCAGCTATACGACGATGGGACAATGGCAGATTTAGGAGTCATGGATCTATCGTTTATCTCTTTAACCAAGGTGCTAGAGCCTTTATGGAATCTATTAACGACTTCAAAAGAGGTAGTGCTTTTAGTCAAACCTCAGTTTGAAGTAGGACGAGCCAGAGTGGGCAAAAAAGGTGTGGTGCGTAACCTCGATGACCGAGCCTCAGCTATTCTACAGGTTTGGCAAGCGGCTCAAAAGCTAGGTTGGCAATACCAAGGACTGACCAGATCTCCCATTACTGGTCCCGCGGGTAATGTCGAGTATTTATTATGGTTAAAAGCTGATACTGCTTCAGAACTTATTGCTCTAGATTTAGCACAAATCAAGCAGATAATCGCCGAGTAA
- a CDS encoding FkbM family methyltransferase produces MYPDSSGEEKQQFAATIRDNTEKLPFPFSLIKFLPHSMFCLITDKLTDFAYFEQKIECQIKTISQIIEEQLINQIDLLKIDVEKAELDVLQGINSEDWIKIKQVIVEVHNINDRVLFIYELLRERGFSKIKQEQDPVFRHLDIYNIYASR; encoded by the coding sequence ATGTATCCAGACTCTTCAGGAGAAGAAAAACAGCAGTTTGCTGCAACTATTAGGGACAATACAGAAAAGTTGCCTTTTCCATTCAGCTTAATTAAATTTTTACCTCATTCAATGTTTTGTCTTATTACGGATAAATTAACTGATTTTGCCTATTTTGAACAAAAGATCGAATGTCAAATAAAGACAATTTCACAGATTATAGAAGAACAATTAATAAACCAGATAGATTTGTTAAAAATTGATGTTGAGAAGGCTGAATTAGATGTGCTACAAGGCATCAATTCTGAAGATTGGATAAAAATTAAGCAAGTTATTGTTGAGGTTCACAATATTAATGATAGAGTGCTGTTTATATATGAATTGCTAAGAGAAAGGGGTTTTTCAAAAATTAAGCAAGAGCAAGACCCTGTATTCAGACATTTAGACATTTACAATATTTATGCCAGCAGATAA
- the rsmA gene encoding 16S rRNA (adenine(1518)-N(6)/adenine(1519)-N(6))-dimethyltransferase RsmA, whose product MKPRKQFGQHWLKDESVLEQIIIAAELKKSDRVLEIGPGTGSLTTKILSIVNALVSVEIDRDLCKKLARKYGEYNNFLLAQGDFLQLDLEALLTDFPKFQNPNKVVANIPYNITGPIIEKLLGKIATPAPQQYESIVLLVQKEVGERLVATPGTKAFGALSIRVQYLASCELICDVDHRAFYPPPKVDSVVIRLRPRRLANPAKNPRQLETLIKLGFASRRKMLRNNLKSLIDINDLSQLLEKLEFSPQCRAEDLTMENWILLSNNFNPSK is encoded by the coding sequence TTGAAACCTCGTAAACAGTTTGGTCAGCATTGGTTAAAAGATGAAAGTGTCTTAGAGCAAATTATCATTGCTGCGGAGTTAAAGAAAAGCGATCGTGTCTTGGAAATTGGACCAGGTACAGGATCTTTAACCACTAAAATCCTCTCAATAGTCAACGCTTTGGTATCTGTAGAAATTGATCGCGATTTATGCAAAAAATTAGCCAGAAAATATGGCGAATATAATAACTTTCTCCTGGCTCAGGGTGACTTTTTACAGCTAGATTTGGAAGCATTGTTAACAGACTTTCCCAAGTTTCAGAATCCCAATAAAGTAGTTGCTAACATCCCTTACAACATTACAGGCCCGATTATTGAAAAGCTGTTAGGCAAAATCGCTACTCCCGCGCCACAGCAATATGAATCCATAGTATTGCTAGTTCAAAAAGAAGTAGGAGAAAGGTTAGTAGCCACACCAGGGACCAAAGCTTTTGGTGCATTATCAATTCGCGTTCAATATTTAGCAAGCTGTGAATTAATTTGTGATGTTGACCACAGAGCTTTTTATCCGCCACCAAAAGTAGATTCAGTTGTAATTAGATTACGTCCTAGAAGATTAGCTAATCCTGCTAAGAATCCCCGTCAACTAGAAACATTAATTAAGCTAGGTTTTGCTAGTCGCCGTAAAATGCTGCGTAATAACTTAAAAAGTTTGATTGATATTAATGATTTGAGTCAACTATTAGAAAAACTAGAGTTTAGTCCTCAATGTAGAGCCGAGGATTTGACTATGGAAAACTGGATTTTACTTAGTAATAACTTTAATCCTTCTAAGTGA
- a CDS encoding Uma2 family endonuclease, which translates to MTLSKVSDSNNYLVLQMSPAWEISADSFFDFCQLNSHLRIERTATGKLVIMSPAGSETGNRNFKLIQQLANWSDRDGSGIGFDSSAGFILPNGATRSPDASWIKLTRWNALSAEQKTKFAPICPDFVVELRSPSDNLKMLQDKMQEYIDNGASLGWLIDRTTRQVYIYSPDSEVKSLDNPQTISGDPVLSGFVLDLAKIW; encoded by the coding sequence ATGACTTTATCCAAGGTATCGGACAGCAATAATTATCTTGTATTGCAGATGTCTCCTGCATGGGAAATAAGCGCAGATAGTTTTTTTGATTTTTGTCAACTTAATTCTCATCTTCGTATTGAACGTACCGCTACAGGAAAACTAGTAATTATGTCCCCAGCAGGTTCTGAAACAGGAAATCGCAATTTTAAATTAATTCAACAACTAGCTAACTGGTCAGATCGAGATGGCAGTGGAATTGGTTTTGATTCTTCTGCGGGGTTTATCTTACCTAATGGCGCAACTAGATCGCCTGATGCTAGCTGGATTAAATTGACCAGATGGAATGCTTTGTCTGCCGAACAAAAAACTAAGTTTGCTCCCATTTGTCCAGACTTTGTAGTCGAATTAAGATCTCCTAGTGACAATCTTAAAATGCTTCAGGATAAAATGCAGGAATACATTGATAACGGTGCATCTCTTGGCTGGTTAATTGATCGCACTACTCGTCAAGTTTATATCTATTCACCCGATAGTGAAGTAAAAAGTTTGGATAATCCTCAAACGATTAGCGGAGATCCAGTTTTATCGGGTTTTGTGCTGGATTTAGCTAAGATTTGGTAA
- a CDS encoding transposase, whose amino-acid sequence MGVLLGLMRTHARAAPGERAYDYKPFARGSKVSVIGAISESKILAVMTLNDSMAAAAFEVYVSRCLVPQLWKGAVVVMDNLPAHKVEAIAPLIEAVVAKILYLSPYSPEFNPIEHWWSQLKAFLRQFSPRTSKRVDMLIKIAMDLINPKHLRNWFAHCCYCPS is encoded by the coding sequence ATGGGTGTTTTACTCGGATTGATGAGAACTCATGCTCGCGCTGCACCTGGAGAGAGAGCCTATGACTACAAACCGTTTGCTCGAGGTAGCAAGGTAAGTGTTATCGGCGCAATCAGCGAGTCTAAAATACTAGCAGTAATGACGCTTAATGATTCAATGGCTGCGGCTGCGTTTGAGGTTTATGTTTCTAGGTGTTTAGTGCCTCAGCTATGGAAAGGAGCAGTGGTGGTGATGGACAATTTGCCTGCACATAAAGTAGAAGCTATTGCACCTTTAATTGAAGCAGTGGTCGCGAAGATTTTGTACCTGTCTCCATACTCTCCCGAATTTAATCCAATTGAACATTGGTGGTCACAACTCAAGGCTTTCCTGAGACAATTTTCTCCCAGGACTTCCAAAAGGGTCGATATGCTGATTAAAATAGCGATGGATTTAATTAATCCTAAACATTTGCGTAACTGGTTCGCTCACTGCTGCTACTGTCCCTCTTAA
- a CDS encoding phasin family protein, protein MDNNDWLKQLLMVGIGTTSLVAEKIKEVSDEWVRDGKLNSDQAKSFVDDLMSQLNTESGGVTKQVERQMKNMLQDLGVPRQAEMDELRGRIDRLERQIRDLENKSWR, encoded by the coding sequence ATGGATAATAATGATTGGCTAAAGCAGTTATTGATGGTTGGTATTGGCACAACTTCTTTAGTGGCAGAAAAAATTAAAGAAGTTAGTGATGAGTGGGTTAGAGACGGCAAACTTAATTCCGATCAGGCAAAATCTTTTGTAGACGATCTGATGTCTCAGCTAAATACGGAGTCAGGAGGAGTGACAAAGCAGGTTGAAAGACAGATGAAAAATATGCTTCAAGATTTAGGAGTACCACGTCAGGCAGAAATGGATGAGCTACGAGGGCGTATTGATCGCCTCGAACGTCAAATAAGAGATTTAGAGAATAAGAGTTGGCGTTAG
- a CDS encoding helix-turn-helix domain-containing protein has product MKPYSVDLREKIVSAIEKGDSSVRKVALRFGVSKNCVQRLITQKRTKGHILPGKQGGSMVSPVRKYKAELIAIFKKQTDATLAEYCELLFDETGLWVSQSTMCRTFQRLKLPLKKNTSLQPSNS; this is encoded by the coding sequence ATGAAGCCTTATTCTGTAGATTTACGAGAGAAGATAGTTAGTGCGATCGAGAAAGGTGATAGCTCGGTGAGAAAAGTTGCGCTACGCTTCGGTGTGAGCAAAAACTGTGTCCAAAGATTGATTACTCAGAAGCGGACAAAAGGGCATATCCTGCCAGGGAAGCAGGGCGGGTCGATGGTAAGTCCTGTTCGGAAATATAAAGCCGAGCTGATAGCCATCTTTAAAAAACAGACTGATGCGACTTTAGCAGAATACTGTGAGCTACTTTTTGATGAGACGGGACTATGGGTAAGTCAAAGTACGATGTGTCGGACATTTCAGAGATTAAAATTACCACTCAAAAAAAACACTTCGCTCCAGCCAAGCAATTCGTGA
- a CDS encoding FHA domain-containing protein produces the protein MITLTLLHPLQSVAVQSWSFYDEPSIKIGRATNNEVVLYSAVVSRHHVEVRKSGEDEWEVVNLGSNGTYIDGKRVEQTKALDGMIFRLASSGPNILIKIETSSGQDRSSSNSEQSRRRQPKSAKDTLIS, from the coding sequence GTGATCACATTAACATTATTACATCCTCTTCAATCAGTAGCAGTTCAAAGCTGGAGTTTTTATGACGAACCCAGTATCAAAATTGGTCGTGCCACTAATAATGAGGTGGTTCTCTATAGTGCTGTCGTATCTCGCCATCATGTTGAGGTTAGAAAATCAGGAGAAGATGAATGGGAAGTTGTAAATCTTGGTTCCAACGGCACTTATATAGATGGAAAACGGGTTGAACAAACTAAGGCACTAGACGGCATGATTTTTCGTCTGGCGAGTTCGGGACCAAATATTTTAATCAAAATAGAAACATCATCTGGTCAGGATCGATCGAGTTCTAACAGCGAACAATCAAGAAGACGACAACCAAAAAGTGCTAAAGATACTCTGATTAGTTAG
- a CDS encoding MGMT family protein, with amino-acid sequence MSQYELIYSTVRKIPFGKVATYGQIADISGLYGKARLVGYALFRVDLKDDIPWHRVVNSQGEISYSFQRQGGDYLQKVLLEEEGIEFKHNGKIDLSKYRWQPTQ; translated from the coding sequence ATGTCTCAATACGAACTTATCTATAGCACTGTCCGCAAAATTCCTTTCGGAAAAGTTGCCACCTACGGACAAATTGCCGATATTTCAGGACTATATGGTAAGGCTCGTTTAGTCGGGTATGCTCTGTTTCGAGTAGATCTAAAAGATGATATTCCTTGGCATCGCGTGGTTAATTCCCAAGGAGAAATTTCTTATTCTTTTCAGCGTCAGGGTGGAGATTATCTGCAAAAAGTTTTGTTAGAAGAAGAAGGAATTGAATTTAAACATAACGGCAAGATAGATCTAAGTAAATATCGTTGGCAACCTACTCAGTAG
- a CDS encoding zinc ribbon domain-containing protein codes for MFTCPRCKQPVNSQAATCPHCNNQLKAFGHPGMPLYQSTNEEALCDRCTYHLDDTCNFPQRPDAKSCTLFHDYSIPLVPEAIPASQKGWAEIKNWLYRHRGLVAIALLIFVSVILVWAR; via the coding sequence ATGTTTACTTGTCCAAGATGCAAACAGCCTGTAAATTCTCAGGCAGCCACTTGTCCTCACTGCAATAATCAGTTAAAAGCTTTTGGTCATCCAGGTATGCCTCTGTATCAATCAACAAATGAAGAAGCATTGTGCGATCGCTGTACCTATCACCTTGATGATACCTGTAATTTCCCCCAACGCCCTGATGCTAAAAGCTGCACCCTCTTTCATGATTATTCCATACCCTTAGTTCCAGAAGCGATTCCTGCTAGCCAAAAAGGTTGGGCTGAAATCAAAAACTGGTTATATCGCCATCGGGGGTTAGTTGCGATCGCACTTTTAATTTTTGTGAGTGTGATACTTGTTTGGGCTAGATAA
- a CDS encoding FkbM family methyltransferase, translating into MKKQLAKIYLPNNQEVFCLKADEAKILYQQVQGYLKYGIVIKEGDIIFDVGANIGLFALMINNLCDGKADIFAFEPMPSIFAALDQNANKYNSDKINVFQIGLGKQPRTVEFTTLSKCYSYFNYVSRLFRRRKTAVCCNY; encoded by the coding sequence ATGAAAAAGCAATTAGCAAAAATTTATCTGCCAAATAACCAGGAGGTTTTTTGTCTCAAAGCTGATGAAGCAAAAATATTATACCAGCAGGTACAGGGTTATTTAAAGTATGGGATCGTTATAAAAGAAGGAGATATAATTTTTGACGTTGGGGCAAATATTGGCTTGTTTGCTTTAATGATAAATAATTTGTGCGACGGTAAAGCTGACATTTTTGCGTTTGAACCTATGCCTAGCATTTTTGCTGCTCTAGATCAAAATGCCAATAAATATAATTCAGACAAAATTAACGTATTTCAAATTGGTTTAGGAAAGCAGCCCAGAACTGTAGAATTTACTACATTATCCAAATGCTACAGCTATTTCAACTATGTATCCAGACTCTTCAGGAGAAGAAAAACAGCAGTTTGCTGCAACTATTAG
- a CDS encoding TetR/AcrR family transcriptional regulator, translating to MSTPRKSTKARLIEAALDLFAERGVTETTTKAVAERAQVNEVTLFRNFGNKYRLLLAVIEDSAVFAKLVHALVEQANAKDSVAEFLQEYAQKSLLTLEKAPDLVRSIVGESGNYPIENRLALGKGLSEANRYVAEYLEEAIAKEGLDSSLTPEQIVNLLNFVLMGYFVVQSSCEGYNLWDEEDDFLASLVTLFLHGFTTSASALEVSETSIVKVEPPEAVDLPASLVRSLFRQARKTGRQEFALVYVLFGAGLSPEEALRLERSHSVVEPQQNILQINYGKVRQVPINHWIMGYRYGSSSINPLTQWLKSRKDNRAEIFIDDAGEAMTRVELENTWQKLTTDLLTPQGEPPAIEQARQTWCIEMLMRGIDLEDLSILSGMEIQQLKYYAQKARNKSALEAAARLDQKKSKP from the coding sequence ATGTCAACCCCCCGAAAGTCCACTAAAGCCCGATTAATTGAAGCTGCCTTAGACTTATTTGCCGAGCGCGGTGTTACTGAAACTACTACTAAAGCTGTTGCCGAACGCGCTCAGGTAAATGAAGTAACCCTATTTCGCAATTTTGGCAACAAATATCGCTTGCTTTTAGCCGTAATTGAAGATTCGGCAGTATTTGCCAAATTGGTTCATGCTTTAGTAGAACAGGCAAACGCTAAAGATAGCGTGGCAGAATTTTTACAGGAATATGCTCAAAAAAGTTTGCTTACTCTAGAGAAAGCACCAGATTTAGTTCGTTCTATTGTGGGAGAATCGGGAAACTATCCTATAGAAAATCGTTTAGCTTTGGGAAAAGGGTTGAGTGAAGCTAATCGTTATGTTGCCGAGTATTTAGAAGAAGCGATCGCCAAAGAAGGTTTAGATAGCAGTTTGACTCCTGAGCAAATTGTTAACCTTTTAAACTTTGTCTTGATGGGTTATTTTGTTGTCCAGTCTAGCTGCGAAGGCTATAACCTTTGGGATGAGGAAGATGATTTTTTAGCCAGTCTGGTGACTCTATTTTTACACGGTTTTACTACATCTGCTTCCGCATTAGAGGTTAGCGAAACTAGTATTGTCAAAGTCGAACCTCCAGAAGCAGTTGATTTGCCAGCTAGCTTGGTGCGATCGCTGTTTCGTCAGGCAAGAAAAACTGGCAGACAGGAATTTGCTCTGGTGTATGTTTTGTTTGGGGCGGGTTTGTCTCCAGAAGAAGCCTTGCGTCTAGAGCGATCGCATTCGGTGGTTGAACCCCAGCAAAATATCTTACAAATAAATTATGGCAAAGTGCGCCAAGTACCGATAAATCATTGGATCATGGGCTATCGCTATGGCTCAAGTTCTATCAATCCTTTGACTCAATGGCTTAAAAGCCGTAAAGACAATCGAGCAGAAATATTTATCGATGATGCAGGTGAGGCGATGACCAGAGTTGAACTAGAAAACACTTGGCAAAAGCTAACCACAGACTTGTTAACGCCTCAAGGAGAACCTCCTGCGATTGAACAAGCCAGACAAACCTGGTGTATAGAAATGCTAATGCGAGGAATAGACTTAGAAGACTTAAGTATTTTAAGCGGGATGGAAATTCAGCAGCTAAAGTATTACGCCCAGAAGGCTAGGAACAAATCTGCACTAGAAGCAGCAGCACGCTTAGATCAGAAAAAATCAAAACCTTAA